A region of the Microbulbifer pacificus genome:
TGGTTCACTGTGGCGGAGTTCTGAAATCCGTACTGAGAAATATTGGCGTCATTCCCATAACCACTCTGCTGTAGCAGAATCAGGTTTTCATAGCCAATCTGGATCAGCGCAGCGATGTTGGCCTGACCGCTTTGGGAAGACACCGTGGTATTTTGGCCGCCGGATTGGGTGAGCAATAGCAGGTTCTGTCGGCCATCCTGTGAGATCGCGAGATAATTAGTTACGCCATATTGCTGTGCGCTGACATGATTCAAATCACCTTGCTGATAAATATTGGCGATATTCGCTGCGGACGAGCCGCCATACCGCTCCAGCTCAGCGGCAAGCGCGAGCTCGGATTCGGCGTTGAACTCCTGCGCCAGCGCTGGTGGGCACGAGAGCGCAGAGAACAGTACTGCTAACGGCACTGTCGCAACCCCCCAGTTGAAAAATCGCATGGCCTTTTCCTTGGAGCAGGTTACATAAAGGTAGTGGGTTCGTTCAGGTAATACTGGATCAGGGGGTTATTGATGTCTTCGGGATTCTGCAGCGCCCAGGAGTTACCCACAATCCCTTCACTTATCAGATGGATTACCGCAGATTCCATCGCGGACAGCGTGGCAATCTGAGCCGGTTCATTGGTGGTGGTACCAACCTCCATTTCCAAGAGCCGCTTGAATTTTACATAGCGAAATACATCCGCGCTTATCGCTTTGGAATAGACAGTTTTTGATGTAAGTACCGAATGCAGCACACGGCCGGAACGGATATCCACCGCGCGCAAATTTACCGTCACCTGATCTACACGATACTGTTCATCGGCACCGATACCAAAATAGCGTGCACCGGCACCTCCGGTGCGGATATTGGTGTCGTAGGCGACGATACCGCCTTCCAACAGGATATTTGCCGCAACCAGGGACGGCAGCATGACGTTATTTTCCGGCACATCCGGCTTGGCCAGCGCCGCCCGTATGATTTTCCGTTCGGTTAGCAGATTCTGCAGGCCTTCGCGCTCCAGCGGAATAAACCAGCCGGAATCGTTCAGTACATCCATGAGCATGGATGCAGCACCCTGGGTTACCGCGGTAGAGAAGCTGCTGGCCGGCGAGGGTTTGTATTGCCCGGTCTGGTCCCGGAAACTGTATACAGCGGCGAGGATTTTTCCCTTGGGTTGTGGCAGGTTGAGAAGATCCCGGTAAGTGTCGTTCCTAGGGGTCAACTTTGCGTCTTGCCTACCGGGGCCAAATATTGCGTCTCCTGTATTTTTCACTGCGGTGCAGCCGCTTAAGCCGGCTAACAGCGACAGGGCGATAGCCGCTACGGTGTGACCTGTAAATTGCATCACATTTTACTCCAGTGTTATTCGCGATTATTTAGAGTTCTGGTAGCAGTCCGGATGCTTCATGTAGGACTGTTATTTTTATCCGATAAAAAATCCAATTCAGTTAGTGGGGTTCAAGCCGCTTACGACTACCTCAGCGGTATCCCCGGTTCCCCTGTCGGTGATCAATACAGTCAATACTCCGTCGGTGTCGACGATCTGAACAATGAAGTCATCGGTGATCAACTCGCCGCTGTTGCCATTTCCCACGTCGGTGAGCAGCTGGTTGAGAAGTCGGGTTTCCAGCGAGTCGGTAAAGCGGTCGAGCGCGCTGGGTTGTTCATAAAGGTCAGATAGGCTGTCCGGATCTTTATGGTCATTCTGAGATTGGGCATTGGATATGAGATAGCTCCCATTCAGCGGATTGCCGCCGAAGTTCGGGTTGACGGGTTCATAGATGAGTTCACTCGCCTGGGGGCTGCTGACGGTAAAGGCCCAGGTGAGTGCCGGGACGAGAAAATTTCGCAGCGTTATTTTTGCTTTCATTAAAATTCATCCTTGCCTAGATCAAAGTGGTCGTTAAGCGCTTCACGAAGTTTCTCCTGCAGGACCATTTCGTGAATCATTTGTGACGCTTGTTCTGCGAGCCCGCGGATGTTGTTGGTACTGGGGCTGATAAAGCGGCGGAAGACAGTGTTGTTGTTGTAGGTGATCCAGATCAGGTTTCCCCAACGCGCGGAGGGCCTTTCTTCAACGATCAGGTTGTAGGTGCTGTCTGGATAATTCAGATTGCGGTACTCGCTCATATACCGTACAAAGTCGTGACCGGTACGGGTAATGGTCTGGTCAATATTGAAACCACTGATTTCATCCTCCAGCCGTCCACTGTCGGAGCCTTCGCCGGAGATCTCTTCCAGGGCGCCGGTATCACCATCCTGGGCAAGGCAGCACTGGAAGATAAGAAGCAACAGCAGGGGAAGGTGCCTCATATCCCCTCGACCGACAGGTGCAGCTTGGCCCAGTTACTGGCTTGAAGGCGGTTTTTCACTCCGATTTTTCGGAATATGTTGTACATGTGGTTCTTGACCGTGTGCTCGCTCAGGTGCAGTCGCGAGGCGATGATGCTGTTCGGTTCGCCGGTGGTCAGCTGGGCGAGAATTTCCTGCTCTCTACGAGTAAGCAGCAGGCTGGAGCGGGAATCGGTAAGGGTGGCGCCGTGGCTATTGTGGATGGAATTTTCCAGTTTGCTGATTAGCTCTTTTTGGCCGGAGCGGTTGTCGCACAGGAATACGAATTTTCGCTCTTCCAGTGGCTTGCAAATATGTGCCGGTAAATCGCGAGCGAAGTTGATCAGCAGTACCCGCGGGTGGCTGATGTTTTTCAGGTGGTTGAGCCCGGCGACGGCGGTGGATTTCGCGGTCAGTGGAAAGCAGTCAACGACGATGGCGTCGTAATTTTTCAGGCAGTACTTCTGCTTCCCGAATCCAGATTTTTCCCAGTTAAAAGGTAGGGATTCTGAAATGAGTGCGTACAGCAAGTCCCCGTGAAGGCCAGAATCGCTCAGAAAGAGAATCGGCATGGAAGTCCCTATAGCTATTCAATGACGATGTCAGGGAGTGAATTAGGCAGTTCCGTTTAAAGTTGTAAGCGCCGCGCAATACTTTCCTCTTCCAACTGCTGGTGAAGGCGTGCGAAATTTCTGCGTGGTGGAATCGGTGCCAGTGGTTTAAGTTAAAAATCTCATTCCCTGAGAAATTTGTTTGGAGTGTAGTCGGTTGTTCTGACTTGGCTGATAAATTAGGTGCCCGTCGCGAAAAAATAATTATTGGTAAAACGACGGTTTTTAATAAGTTAATTTAACGATGATGTAATTTTTATAATTTTCAGGAATAGAGTTGAGTGTCTGGAACTGTGGGGCGTAAATTTTTATACTGGCGGTAAATTGGTCCGCGTTCCTAAATTTTAATACTTTGCGAGCACAGCATTGCGCGAATATCTCCGAGACCTTCTTTTCTGGTACAGCGCCGTCCATTGGCAGTGGTTGAGGTATCTGCCAATCGCGGTATGCCTGATGTTGTCGGCCTGTCACCGCGAGCCTGAGTCTGCCCTGGGGACTCTGGAGTGGGACCGCATTGCATTGCCCGCACCGGTCGCGGAGAAAATTGTGGATATCCAGGTGAGGGAAGGGCAGCGGGTTCAGCGCGGAGAAGTCCTGTTACAGCTCGATCCACAGCAGACACGCGCCAGATTGGCTGCGGCGGAGTCGACGGTGGCGCAGCAAGCTGCGGCACTGGTGGAGCTTGAAGTTGGGCCCCGGGTCGAGGAAATCGAGCGCGCGCGGGCGGAGCTGGTGGCCGCGCAGGCGAATGCGGTGGATGCCGAGGCAAACTTCCGCCGTTTGAGTGCACTGGGGCAAAAGAACTACGCGTCCAAATCGGATATCGACGCCGCCCGCGCGGCAACGGACAGCGCCCGTGCCCAGGTGCGCGCGGCCCAGGAACAGTTACTGGAACTCGAGCGCGGCAACCGCGTGGAAGACATCGAACAGGGGCAGGCCTCACTGGCACAGGCCCGCGGTGAGGCGGAGGCGCAGCGCGTGTTACTGGAGAAACTGACATTGCGCGCCCCCCGTAACGGTATCGTCGACAGTATTCCCTTCAAGCTCGGTGACGAGGCGCCGGTGGGCGCTTCGCTGGTGGTGATGCTGACCGGGGAAACACCCTACGCGCGGGTCTATGTGCCGCAGCCCATGCGTCACCGGATTCAGGTGGGCAGCAGCGCGCGGATAACCATGGAAGGCAGTGGCCACGACAGCGGCCTCGGTACTTTTGCGGGACGTGTGCGCATGGTACGCAATGAGCCCAGTTTTACGCCCTACTACGCGCTGACCGGTGACGACGTGGCGCGCCTCAGTTATATCGCGGAGATCCAGTTGCAGGACGATGCGGCACAGTTGCCCGCAGGGTTGCCGCTGCGGGCTGAATTTTCTTTTTCCCCCGCGGGCGATCGCAAGGCGTCTGAAACACCTTTACCTGCGCCCGTTGATCCCAATGCTGGAAGCGGAAGTGATGAGTCGCGCTCAGGTGAACCGGGGGAAGGTGAACCGCGGGACAGCGAAAGCGGTGCTGAGCTGATAAAAAGTCCGCTACCCGATTCCGAAGCCGAGCCGCTCGAAGGCTTCGAGAACGGTAAATAACCATGGCGTATGACTATGGACAGTGATGTCGCCATCCGCGCCCGCGGGCTCAGCAAGACGTTCGGCAGCCTCAAGGCGGTGGACGATGTGGATCTCACCGTATCCAGGCAGCAGATCTACGGATTCCTCGGTCCCAACGGTTCCGGCAAGTCCACCAGTATCCGCATGTTGTGCGGGCTGCTCACGCCCACGGCCGGGGAGATCGAGGTGCTCGGCCTGCAGATTCCGGCGCAGGCGGAAATTCTGCGCCAGCACATCGGGTACATGACCCAGCAATTTTCCCTGTTTACGGATCTCACCGTGCGCGAGAACCTGGAATTTCTCGCGGCGGTGCAAAACATGTCGGCGCGGGATGCGCGCGCGCGCATCGATGAACTGTTGGTGGAATATCACTTCGAGGGGCGCGCCGATCAGCTGGCGGGCACCATGAGTGGCGGCCAGAAGCAGCGCCTGGCGCTGGCCGGCGCAGTTATCCACAAGCCGGAACTGCTGTTTCTGGATGAACCCACCAGCGCGGTGGACCCGGAATCCCGCCGGGATTTCTGGGAGAAACTGTTCGAGCTCACCGATGCCGGAACCACCATCCTCGTCTCCACCCACTATATGGATGAAGCGGAGCGCTGCCATCGCCTCGCCATCCTGGACCGTGGCCGACTGGTGGCGGATGGCAGCCCGGCGGAACTGACCGGGGCACTGGAAGGGCGTACCCTGCTGGTGGAAACGGAACTCCAGCGCAGCGCGCGGGAAGTGCTGCTGAAAATCCCCGGCGTCATCAGTGCGGCCCAGATCGGCAATAGCCTGCGTTTGCTCACCGATAGTACGCAGGCGAGTGCGGAAACCATGCGCGATGCCTTGCACAAGGCGGATATAAGCGCGCGCATCGGACCGGTTGAGCCGAGCCTGGAAGATGTGTTTGTGGCGGTGACCCATCACGCGTCGAGCGCCGGGCGTAAGCAACAGGAGGTGCCGTCGTGAACGCGCGCCGTCTGTACGCCGTGTTGCAAAAGGAGTTCCGGCAGATGCGCCGGGACCGCATGACCCTCGCCATGATCATTGGCATCCCCATCATGCAGCTGATCCTGTTCGGCTACGCCATCAACCTGAACCTGCGCCACCTGCCAGCGGCAATCGCCGATCAGGCGGAAACCAGCGCCTCGCGCCGGCAGGTGATGGATATGCTCGCCACCGGGGTCATCGACCCGGTGGCGAACGCGCAGACGCCGGAGCAGCTGATGACGCTGTTGCGCCGCGGCGAAATCAGTGTGGGTGTTGTCATCCCCTACGATTACGAACGCCGTCTGGCGCTGGGGCAGGAGGCCATCCAGATTCTGGTGGATGGCAGCGATACGGTGGTGCAGAGTGCGGCGGCGCAGCTGGCGCAGGTGCCGGTGGGGGAGCCGCCACCGGAAAATAATACCCGCCTGCCCAACCGCGAATCTTCGGTGCCACAGCGGCAGAGCTCGGTGAGCATCGTCAGTTTTTACAATCCGCAGCGGGTATCCGCGATCAATATCGTGCCGGGGCTGATCGGCATCATCCTCACCATGACCATGGTGATGTTCACGGCGGTGGCCATAGTGCGCGAGCGCGAGCGCGGCAATATGGAACTGCTGATCGCGACACCGGTGAGCAGCGCGGAACTGATGATCGGCAAGGTCTTGCCCTACGGCATGGTGGGTCTGATCCAGACCAGCCTGATCCTGCTGCTCGGTACCTGGCTGTTCGGCGTGCCCATTCGCGGCAGCCTGTTGGATGTGTATATCGCCGCGCTGCTGCTGATTCTGGCCAACCTGACCATGGGCCTGCTGATTTCCACCCGTGCGCAGTCGCAGTTCCAGGCGATGCAGATGACGTTCTTTGTGTTCCTGCCGTCGATACTGCTGTCCGGCTTCATGTTCCCGTTCGACGGCATGCCGAAGGCGGCGCAGTGGCTGGCGGAAATTTTGCCGCTCACGCACTTCCTGCGACTGATCCGCGGGGTGATGCTGCGTGGGGCCGGGGTGTTCGAGCTGTGGCCTGACCTGCTGGCGCTGATTGCGTTTATTACGCTGATGATGACCCTGGCAGTGCTGCGTTTTCGCAAGCGCCTCGATTGACTGTGTGATGGTATAAACGCAATACCCGGGCAGCTGTACTGGATTTTGCCCGCGGCGGGGAATTTCACGACGGAACTGTGATCCCATAAAGGCAACCGCGCCGGTGCGTTTGCTAGCATGCAGGATCAATTCACTTTTCTGGGTGGCGATGTCCGCCACCCTCGTCACTACAAGACTGATGTCAGGTCTGTACGCATATGCACTGTTGCTGGATTCCAGCAGGGGAGGAAGCAGTACCATGACCGAGATGTTCCAGACTTTACCACCTTGGCTGTGGTTGTTGGTCGCGCTGATCGTGTTGTTTCTGGCGCGCAAACCGGCACACCAGGGAATTTATGCGCTGGCGCGTTTTTTCCACCAGTCCCTGCGCCTCGCTGCCAATGTGGTGGCGGCGGCGGAAAGGCGCTTGCAGTTGCGCAACCGGGAGGTGTTGATGGCCGCCGGCCGCGAGACCACCGAGCTAAATATCCAGCGCGAGTTCGAGCGTATCGACAGCGCGATGAAAAAAGAGCTGTCGCAATACCCGGTACTACATCGCAAATTGTGCGAGCAGTTGACCGCGGTGGATGAGGATTATGTGCGCAGCGCCGAGGTGCCCCCACAACCGACCAACTGGGCCAAGGCGATCAAGACGGTGGCGGAAATTCCCGCCAATCAGGACACGGTGGTTAGTGATGTGCTGGAAACCATTCACGGCTCCATGCGCAAGGCCGAAGCCCGCGCGCTGGAAGCCTATCGGGAGTCCGCGCGCGAGCGCCACCTGCTGCTGAAACGCATGATGCCGGCCTGGCGCTCCATTCTGAACAGCCTTGCTAAGGTCAACAAAACCATGGCCGCGGTGCAGCAGCGGGCTGCGGTTGTGGATCGCCATATGGACCGCTATGAGGAAGTTTTGCGGGGCAGCGACCGCGCCCAGCGCATGCTCTCGGCCTCTTCACTCTGCCGTTTTTTTATCGCCACAGTTCTGCTGGTTATCGCCGCGGGCGCGGCGTTGATCAACTTCCATCTGATCGCACGGCCCATGACCGAAATAATGGGCACTGCCAGCAGCATCGGCAGTTTCCGGGTGGCCGACGCCGCCGCGCTGGTGATTATTCTTGTGCAAATCTCCATGGGGTTGTTTGTGATGGAGTGCCTGCGCGTTACCCGCCTGTTTCCGGCGATCAGTGCACTTGACGACAAGCTGCGCACGCGCCTGATGTGGACGGCGCTTGCTCTGCTGCTTTTGCTTGTCGCAGTGGAAGCCGGACTCGCGTTTATCCGGGAAATCCTGGTGCAAAAAGACCTGGAGGCAGCTGCCCAGGTAAATGGCGCAGAAGTGGTGGCGGCCACCAGCGATACGTACTGGATTACTACGGCCGCACAGCTGGGAATGGGATTTATCCTGCCGTTCGCGCTGACCTTTGTCGCTATCCCACTGGAAAGCTTTATTGCGTCTGCTCGCACCGTGATCGGTATTGTGACCGCGCTTTTCCTGCGCGTAGTGGCGGTATTCCTGCGCTTAACCGGCGCCGCGATCTGGCACAGCAGCGACATACTGGTGCGGGGCTACGATATCGTGATCTGCGTTCCCCTGTGGCTGGAAGCGCGATTTTTGCGCTGGCGGGCGCAGGCTGGACCTACCGCTACGGAAGCCCAGTAGTACATTGCCAATGAAGCGCATGGTATCCAGGGAACACTGCTGGGAAACCGGGACGCGGCGCCCCATGGTGATTGCCCACGGCGACGAGTCCGGTTGCGGGCTCTACCCCGGAAACACCCTGCTGTATATGCACAAAATGGTGGCGCTGGGGGTGGACGCGCTGGAGCTGGACCTGAACCTCACCGCCGATGGCCGGCTGGTCCTGATGCACGACGCGACGCTCGAGCGCACCACCAACGGCCGCGGGCCGGTGATCGAACAGCCGCTGGCGCAGTTGCGGAAACTCAATGCCGCTCACCACTGGAGTCGCGATGGCGAACATTTTCCCTATCGCGACGGCCCTGTCCCTATCGCCACCATCGACGAGGTATTCGCGCAGATTCCCGCGACACCGCTGATTATCGAACTGAAAAACAATTCACCCGCTGCGGCCCAAGCGCTCAGCCGCGCCATCGACACCGCGGGTTGCGGCGAGCGGGTGATCGTTTCTTCCTTCCATCGCGCGGTCATCCGCGAGTTCCGCCGCCTGTGCCCGCAGGTACGCACCGGGGTGACCATGCCGGAGGCGCTGCTGTTTTATATTGCCCAGGGGCTGGGGGCGGCGGGATGGCTGCGCTGCGACTATCGGGCGATGCAATTGCCCACGCACTACCTGGGGCTGAATGTGTATTCGGAGCGCTTTGTGAAAGCGGCGCGCAAGCACGGGTTGCACCTCGCGGTGTGGACCGTGGATGATTGTGAGCAGATGAAACAGTATATTGCCCTCGGTCTCGATGGAATTGTCACCAACCGGCCGGACAGGCTGCTGAAATTACTGGACGAGTAAATGTTAAAACGGCTGCTGGTTTTATTGTTGCTGGGGGTGGTGATCTTTGTCGGTTGGCGCTGGCTTGCAGCGCGTCCGGCGCCAGACCTGGGCCTGCAGTTTCCCCGCCCCGGCAGCGAGAACAACACTGGAGGTTTTCGCCGGCCACTGGTGATTGCCCATGCGGACGATTCCGGGCAGGGGCTCTACCCCGGCAATACGCCGGTGTTCCTTCAGCAGATGGCGGCGATGAAAGTGGATGTGCTGGAGATGGATGTGCACGCCACCGCCGATGACGAACTTGTGTTGATGCACGATGACACCGTGGACCGCACCACCGACGGCAAGGGTGCAATCCGCGATAAAACCCTGCAGGAATTGCGGCAACTCAATGTCGCCTACAACTGGAGCCAGGACGGCGAGACCTACCCCTACCGGGAAAATCCGCAGCGTATCCTGACGGTAGATGAAGTCTTCAAAACCTTCCCCAACTACCCGATGGTGATCGAGCTCAAAACCCCGGACCCAGAGGCTGCGCGCGCCCTGTGCCGCAAGCTGATGGCCTATAACAAAAGCAATCAGGTGATTGTATCGAGTTTCCACCAGTCCGCGGTCGACACCCTGCGCGAAGAATGTCCCCATGTGGCGACCGGCGCCGGTTCCGACGAGGTCAAGCTGTTCGCACTGGCCACCAAACTCAATGCCTTCCGCCTGTTGAGCCCTCATTACCAGGCGCTGCACATTCCCATCGAATACGATGGCATCACCCTGGTGGACCAGAGTTCCGTGTCCCAGGTGCAGAAACGCGGCGTGCGCGTGGATGTGTGGACGGTGAACGATGAAGCGGAAATGCGCCAGCTCATCGACCTGGGGGTGGATGGCATCATGACCGACAGGCCCGATCGCCTGTTGCAGGTGATCGAGGATGTGAAACTGATGCACGAGATGGACAATTAGTTTTTTCGCATGCCTGCCGAAAACAAAAAAGCCGGGACAGATGCCCCGGCTTTTTAATGTCCGATCAGTCTGGCTCCCTGACCCGGAACCAGGTCGCGTAGAGCGCCGGCAAAAACAGCAGTGTCAGCGCGGTGGCCACAATCAGCCCGCCCATGATCGCCACCGCCATCGGACCGAAGAAGTCGCTGCCGGACAGCGGAATCATCGCCAGTACCGCGGTGAGTGCGGTCAGCACAATGGGGCGGAAGCGGCGCACGGTGGATTCCACAATGGCCTCCCAGGGTGTGAGTCCCTGTTGTTTATCCTGCTCGATCTGGTCCACCAGGATGACCGAGTTGCGCATGATCATGCCGGCCAGCGCAATGGTGCCGAGCATGGCCACGAAGCCGAATGGCTGGTTGAACACCAGCAGGAACAGGGTGACCCCGATAATGCCCAGCGGCGCGGTGAGAAACACCATCGCCGACAGGGAGAAGCTGCGCAGTTGCAACATCAGCAGGGTGAACACCACCAGCAGGAACAGCGGCATGCCGGCGTTGACGGATTTCTGCCCGCGCGCGGACTCCTCCACACTGCCGCCGATTTCCAGCAGGTAGCCCGGGGGCAGGGTACTGCGCAGGCCCTCCAGCTGCGGCCAGATGTTGGCAACCACCGAGGCCGGCTGTTGCGAACCGTAAATGTCCGCGCGCACGGTCACCGTGGGCAGGCGATCGCGATGCCAGATGATGCCCTCCTCAAAGGTGTAATCCAGTGTGGCGACCTGGTTCAGCGGCAGGGATTCCCCCTGACTGGTTTGCACCGCGAGATTGCCCAGCTGCGCCAGCGCCTGGCGCTCGCTCTCTTCGCCGCGCACGGTAACGGCGATCAGCTCGTTGTCTTCCCGGTACTGGCCCACCGCCGTGCCGGATGTTGAACCCTGCAGGGCCTGTGACAGGGCCGCACTGCTCACGCCCATTTCCCGCGCGCGCGCCTGGTCCACGTCCAGGTTCACCACCTTGCTGGGCTCCTCCCAGTCCAGGTGCACATTGGCGACATCGTCGTTGCCGCGCACGATACTGGCCACTTCGCGGGCGATACGGCGCACCTCGGGAATATGTTCGCCGGCTACCCGGAACTGCACCGGGTAGCCCACCGGCGGGCCATTCTCCAGACGGGATATGCGCGTGCGCACCGCGGGGAACTGTTCACTCAAGGTGGTGATCAGCCACTGGCGCACCGCTTCGCGCTCCTCGATATTGCGTGTCAGCACCACGAACTGTGCGAAGCTCGCCGCCGGCAGTTGCTGGTCCAGCGGCAGGTAGAAGCGCGGCGAACCGGTGCCCACGTAGGCCACGTAGTTTTCCACCTGCGGGTTCTGCGCCAGCAGGCTTTCCAGGCGCATGGCTTCCTCTTCCGTGGCGCGCAGCGATGCGCCCTCGCTCAGCTTCAGGTCCACCATCAGCTCCAGGCGCGCCGACGACGGGAAGAACTGCTGCGGCACAAAGCGGAACAGCATGATCGCGCTGACAAATAACATCACCGTAAGCAGCAGCACGGTTTTGCGGTAGCGCAGGCACCACTGCAGCACCCGGCGGAAGCGCTGGTAGAACGGCTTCTGGTAGGGATCTGCGTGGCTTCCATGGGCGCCGCGCTCGGGCAGCAGGCGGTTGCCGAGATAGGGAACGAAAATCACCGCCGCCACCCAGGACACCAGCAGCGACAGGGTGACCACCTGGAAGATCGAGCGGGTGTATTCCCCGGTACCGGACTGCGCGGTGGCGATGGGCAGGAAGCCCGCGGCGGTAATCAGGGTGCCGGTCAACATCGGAAACGCAGTGCTGGTCCAGGCGAAGCCCGCGGCCTTCAACCGCGAGAACCCCTGTTCCATTTTGATCGCCATCATTTCTACCGCGATGATGGCATCGTCCACCATCAGGCCGAGCGCCAGTACCAGCGCGCCGAGGGAAATCTTGTGCAGGCCGATATCGAAATGATTCATCAGTGCGAAGGTCATCGCCAGCACCAGCGGAATCGACAGCGCCACCACGAGGCCCGTGCGGAATCCCAGGGAGAAAAAGCTCACCAGCATCACGATAATGAGAGCTT
Encoded here:
- a CDS encoding efflux RND transporter permease subunit, whose product is MRFNLSEWALKNRPLVLYAMLMLGLIGALSYTQLGQSEDPPYTFKVMVVNTQWPGASAEEVSRQITERIEKKLMEIGESERITSFSRPGQSQVLFVARDSMHSNEIPDLWYQVRKKVGDIRHTLPTDIQGPFFNDEFGTTFGNIYALTGEGFDYALLKDYADRLQLALQRVDEVGKVELLGLQDERIWVEISNAKLASLGIPLAAVQSALQAQNQMAEAGFVEAVSDRVRIRVSGQFQSVEEIRQFPIYANGHTIALGDFARVERGFSDPPQPRVRFMGEDAIGIAVSMMPGGDILQLGKRLDAAVVELQQELPLGLTLRKVSDQPAAVKSGVGEFVKVLVEALIIVMLVSFFSLGFRTGLVVALSIPLVLAMTFALMNHFDIGLHKISLGALVLALGLMVDDAIIAVEMMAIKMEQGFSRLKAAGFAWTSTAFPMLTGTLITAAGFLPIATAQSGTGEYTRSIFQVVTLSLLVSWVAAVIFVPYLGNRLLPERGAHGSHADPYQKPFYQRFRRVLQWCLRYRKTVLLLTVMLFVSAIMLFRFVPQQFFPSSARLELMVDLKLSEGASLRATEEEAMRLESLLAQNPQVENYVAYVGTGSPRFYLPLDQQLPAASFAQFVVLTRNIEEREAVRQWLITTLSEQFPAVRTRISRLENGPPVGYPVQFRVAGEHIPEVRRIAREVASIVRGNDDVANVHLDWEEPSKVVNLDVDQARAREMGVSSAALSQALQGSTSGTAVGQYREDNELIAVTVRGEESERQALAQLGNLAVQTSQGESLPLNQVATLDYTFEEGIIWHRDRLPTVTVRADIYGSQQPASVVANIWPQLEGLRSTLPPGYLLEIGGSVEESARGQKSVNAGMPLFLLVVFTLLMLQLRSFSLSAMVFLTAPLGIIGVTLFLLVFNQPFGFVAMLGTIALAGMIMRNSVILVDQIEQDKQQGLTPWEAIVESTVRRFRPIVLTALTAVLAMIPLSGSDFFGPMAVAIMGGLIVATALTLLFLPALYATWFRVREPD